One genomic window of Hymenobacter sp. J193 includes the following:
- a CDS encoding response regulator, giving the protein MSDRSVLLVEDDFFDTMTVQKSFEKFSIPHKLHTAFNGLEALDMLLGRNGVEAINPLPEVILLDLNMPKMNGHEFLAERENHPALAQIPVFVITTSSMDVDRLSAQNLGVAGYIIKPLDFETSHDLVDSMSLLETLLK; this is encoded by the coding sequence ATGTCCGACCGTTCCGTTTTGCTCGTGGAAGATGATTTCTTTGACACGATGACCGTGCAGAAATCCTTCGAGAAGTTCAGTATTCCGCACAAGCTCCATACCGCCTTCAATGGCCTGGAGGCCCTGGATATGCTGTTGGGCCGCAACGGCGTGGAGGCCATCAACCCGCTGCCCGAGGTGATTCTGCTGGATCTGAACATGCCCAAGATGAATGGGCACGAGTTTCTGGCCGAACGCGAAAACCACCCGGCCCTGGCCCAGATTCCGGTATTCGTCATCACTACGTCCTCTATGGATGTGGACCGCCTCAGCGCCCAGAATCTGGGCGTGGCCGGCTACATTATCAAGCCCCTGGATTTTGAAACCAGCCACGACCTGGTGGATAGCATGAGTTTGCTGGAAACCCTGCTGAAGTAG
- the nth gene encoding endonuclease III, whose product MNTSPDSPVDDFAARQTKALLVHERLCAEYGAPFRFFSVKDPLSELISALLSHRTRNQDSHRAYQQLRARFSSWDAVRDAPTAEVQEAISACTWPEQKAPRIQHVLREVSQRCGGPCDLAFLAEMPIPAARAWLEQLPGVGPKTSAATLLFSSLRLPAMPVDSHHHRVAQRLALIGPKVDEKLAHKLLAELLPPDWDAQQVYDHHEALMFHGQKCCYFHTPACGRCVVLNLCPFGQARVAGDREKPSSH is encoded by the coding sequence GTGAACACCTCCCCCGACTCTCCTGTTGATGACTTTGCGGCCCGTCAGACCAAAGCCCTGCTGGTGCACGAGCGGCTGTGTGCCGAGTACGGAGCGCCGTTCCGGTTTTTCAGCGTCAAGGACCCGCTCAGTGAGCTTATCAGCGCCCTGCTTTCGCACCGCACCCGCAACCAGGATTCGCACCGCGCCTACCAGCAGCTACGGGCCCGCTTCTCTTCCTGGGACGCCGTGCGCGACGCGCCTACGGCCGAGGTGCAGGAGGCCATCAGCGCCTGCACCTGGCCCGAGCAGAAAGCCCCGCGAATTCAGCACGTGCTGCGTGAGGTGAGCCAGCGCTGCGGCGGCCCCTGCGACCTGGCTTTTCTGGCTGAAATGCCCATTCCGGCCGCGCGGGCTTGGCTGGAGCAGCTGCCCGGCGTGGGGCCTAAAACCAGCGCCGCTACTTTGCTCTTTAGCTCCTTGCGCCTCCCGGCCATGCCCGTCGATAGTCACCATCACCGCGTGGCGCAGCGCCTGGCCCTCATCGGCCCGAAGGTGGACGAAAAGCTGGCCCACAAGCTGCTGGCCGAGCTCCTTCCCCCCGATTGGGATGCCCAGCAGGTGTATGACCACCACGAGGCACTCATGTTTCATGGCCAGAAATGCTGCTACTTTCATACGCCTGCCTGCGGCCGTTGCGTGGTACTCAACCTGTGCCCGTTCGGGCAGGCTCGGGTAGCAGGCGACAGGGAGAAGCCAAGCAGCCATTAA
- a CDS encoding DUF167 domain-containing protein — MAVLHLKAKPNARQNELLVAADGAVTVRLHAPAQDGKANACLLAFLAEVFGQPKSSLTLLAGHTAPFKKVELAGLSQEDLLAMLAPHQK, encoded by the coding sequence GTGGCCGTCCTGCACCTGAAGGCCAAGCCCAACGCCCGCCAAAACGAGCTGCTGGTGGCGGCCGATGGCGCTGTAACCGTGCGCCTGCACGCTCCGGCGCAGGACGGCAAGGCCAACGCCTGCCTGCTGGCTTTCCTGGCGGAAGTGTTCGGGCAGCCCAAATCGAGCCTGACGCTGCTGGCCGGCCATACCGCACCCTTCAAAAAAGTAGAGTTGGCTGGCTTGTCGCAAGAGGATTTACTTGCCATGCTGGCCCCTCATCAGAAATAG
- a CDS encoding ZIP family metal transporter has protein sequence MTFPTWMMAGFWGLVSGSALLIGAAIGYFFRVPQRVVASIMAFGSGVLISTLSLELMEDAYTKGGFYSAAVGFLGGAGGYTLANWLLARYGAKHRKRSGPQQATERQEVKTGATEGNAPGDDNGMALAVGALLDGIPESIVIGLSLLAGGAVSTVAVVAIFLSNLPEGLSSAAGMKKAGRPARYVLLLWAGIALVSGVASLVGFTVFSHFPPYIVAATTAVAAGAVLAMIADTMIPEAFEVAHNFTGLITVLGFLVSFYLSKMGE, from the coding sequence ATGACGTTTCCCACGTGGATGATGGCCGGATTCTGGGGCCTGGTATCGGGCTCCGCCCTATTGATTGGGGCAGCCATCGGCTATTTTTTCCGGGTGCCGCAGCGCGTGGTAGCGTCCATTATGGCTTTTGGCAGCGGGGTGCTCATTTCCACGCTTTCTCTGGAGCTGATGGAGGATGCGTACACCAAGGGCGGCTTTTACTCGGCGGCCGTAGGCTTTCTGGGTGGCGCGGGCGGCTACACGCTGGCCAACTGGCTGCTGGCCCGCTACGGCGCCAAGCACCGCAAACGCTCCGGTCCCCAGCAGGCAACTGAGCGCCAGGAAGTGAAAACCGGGGCCACCGAAGGCAATGCTCCCGGCGACGACAATGGCATGGCCCTGGCCGTGGGCGCCCTGCTGGACGGCATTCCTGAGAGTATCGTAATTGGGCTGAGCTTGCTGGCCGGGGGCGCGGTGAGTACGGTGGCCGTGGTAGCCATTTTTCTTTCCAACCTGCCCGAGGGCCTAAGTAGCGCTGCCGGCATGAAGAAAGCCGGCCGCCCAGCCCGCTACGTGCTGCTGCTTTGGGCCGGCATTGCCTTGGTTTCGGGGGTGGCCTCGCTGGTAGGCTTCACGGTGTTCAGCCACTTTCCGCCCTACATAGTGGCCGCTACCACCGCCGTGGCTGCCGGGGCCGTGCTAGCCATGATTGCCGATACCATGATTCCCGAGGCCTTCGAGGTGGCCCACAACTTCACCGGCCTGATTACGGTGCTGGGCTTCCTGGTATCGTTCTACTTGAGCAAGATGGGCGAGTAA
- a CDS encoding ammonium transporter encodes MSLTTSSRLSLSRLLLLGLFLAALAAAFIEVPHPAAAAGSLNGADMAWMLTATAFVLIMTPGLSFFYGGMVRPKNVISTMLQSFVALGIITIVFYFVGFSLAYGDSWHGLIGNPLTFAMLRNVGTAPNPAFAATIPFVLYFAFQLKFAIITPALITGSFAERVRFKGYLAFMVLFCLFIYCPLAHWTWHPEGFLRQWGVLDFAGGTVVHISAGIASLAGAMVLGRRKTHLRNTSFSTPNVPYVMLGTGLLWFGWFGFNAGSALGANELAAQSFVNTNLASASALIAWLLVEIARGTKPTAVGACTGAVVGLVAITPAAGYVTYGQSVLFGVIGALVSHAAVHWQNKRTTIDDTLDVFPCHGLGGIVGMLLTGVFADKVGLIHGTFTTFGYHLLGLLIVVTYSFVGSWLLLKLTGRFFALRVKDHEEELGLDLSQHEESTYHIDEEFEKTYRRALLEPETV; translated from the coding sequence ATGAGCCTCACTACTTCTTCCCGCTTGTCGTTGTCCCGGCTGCTGCTGCTGGGCCTGTTTCTGGCTGCTCTGGCCGCTGCTTTCATCGAAGTGCCGCACCCTGCCGCAGCCGCCGGCTCCCTCAACGGCGCCGATATGGCCTGGATGCTCACCGCCACGGCTTTCGTGCTGATTATGACGCCGGGCCTGTCGTTCTTCTACGGCGGGATGGTGCGGCCCAAAAACGTTATCAGCACCATGCTGCAAAGCTTCGTGGCCCTGGGTATCATCACTATCGTGTTCTACTTCGTAGGCTTCTCGCTGGCGTATGGCGACTCCTGGCACGGGCTCATTGGCAATCCACTTACGTTTGCCATGCTGCGCAACGTAGGCACGGCACCCAATCCGGCGTTTGCGGCCACTATTCCGTTCGTACTCTACTTCGCGTTTCAGCTGAAGTTTGCCATCATCACCCCGGCCCTGATTACCGGCTCGTTTGCCGAGCGGGTACGGTTTAAGGGCTACCTGGCCTTCATGGTGCTGTTCTGCCTGTTCATCTACTGCCCGCTGGCCCACTGGACCTGGCACCCCGAGGGCTTCCTGCGCCAGTGGGGCGTGCTCGACTTCGCCGGCGGCACCGTGGTGCATATTTCGGCCGGTATTGCCTCGCTGGCCGGCGCTATGGTGCTGGGCCGGCGCAAAACGCACCTGCGCAACACTTCCTTCTCGACGCCTAATGTACCTTACGTAATGCTGGGTACGGGCCTGCTGTGGTTTGGCTGGTTTGGCTTCAATGCCGGCTCGGCTCTGGGTGCCAACGAGCTGGCGGCCCAATCATTTGTGAACACCAACCTGGCTTCGGCTTCGGCCCTAATTGCCTGGCTGCTGGTAGAAATAGCCCGGGGCACCAAGCCCACGGCCGTGGGCGCCTGCACCGGCGCGGTGGTTGGATTGGTGGCCATTACGCCGGCCGCCGGCTACGTTACCTATGGGCAAAGCGTGCTGTTTGGGGTGATTGGGGCGCTGGTAAGCCACGCGGCCGTGCACTGGCAAAACAAGCGCACGACCATCGACGACACGCTCGACGTGTTTCCCTGCCACGGCCTGGGCGGCATCGTGGGGATGCTGCTGACGGGTGTTTTTGCCGATAAAGTGGGCCTTATCCACGGCACCTTCACCACGTTTGGCTACCACCTCTTGGGCCTGCTGATTGTGGTAACGTACTCCTTCGTGGGCTCCTGGCTGCTGCTCAAGCTTACCGGCCGCTTCTTTGCCCTGCGCGTGAAAGACCACGAAGAAGAGCTGGGCCTCGACCTGAGCCAGCACGAGGAATCCACTTACCACATCGACGAAGAGTTCGAGAAAACGTACCGGCGCGCCCTGCTGGAACCAGAAACCGTCTGA
- a CDS encoding 26S protease regulatory subunit, producing MAAPLNHADLQPLLDALSFSPDNVPLRRHVAALLHQAGRLPEAEEHYRTGLRQAPDDEELQLGLAETYAALQKTSAALVVLEELLRTHPDHARAHLLHARLLARAGGPPDEARAAYQHALQLDGSLRDADLDEQLGLRPAAQTASGGPAEYSASVSAAGLDERALFAGLEKPQINFSDVGGMDAVKEEIRLKIIHPLQFPDLYKAYGKAAGGGLLLYGPPGCGKTHLARATAGEVQASFIHVGISDILDMWMGQSEKKLHELFELARMQAPCVLFFDEVDALAANRHDLRQSAGRTLINQFLEELDGARSSNDGVLILAATNAPWHLDPAFRRPGRFDRIVLVTPPDEPARVAILDVQLRGKPVADNLNLASVASQTAGFSGADLKAVVDTAVESCLRESMKAGKALPVQQSSLTAAAKQVRPSTKEWFATAKNYALYSNEGGTYDDILTYLGIKK from the coding sequence ATGGCCGCGCCGCTTAACCACGCTGACCTGCAACCCCTGCTCGACGCCCTGTCGTTTTCGCCCGACAACGTGCCCCTGCGCCGCCACGTAGCTGCCCTGCTGCACCAAGCCGGCCGCCTGCCCGAAGCCGAAGAACACTACCGCACCGGCCTGCGCCAGGCCCCCGACGATGAGGAGCTGCAGCTGGGGCTGGCCGAAACTTATGCCGCCCTGCAGAAAACCTCGGCGGCGTTAGTGGTGCTGGAGGAGCTGCTGCGCACCCACCCCGACCACGCCCGCGCCCACCTGCTGCACGCCCGTCTGCTGGCCCGCGCTGGTGGCCCGCCCGACGAGGCCCGCGCCGCTTACCAGCACGCGCTGCAGCTCGACGGCAGCCTGCGCGACGCTGACCTCGACGAGCAGCTGGGCTTACGGCCGGCCGCGCAGACGGCCAGCGGTGGCCCGGCCGAGTATTCGGCCAGCGTATCCGCGGCGGGACTGGATGAGCGGGCCCTGTTTGCGGGCCTGGAGAAGCCTCAGATCAACTTCTCCGACGTGGGCGGCATGGACGCTGTGAAGGAGGAAATCCGCCTGAAAATCATTCATCCGCTGCAGTTCCCCGACCTCTACAAAGCCTATGGCAAGGCGGCTGGCGGCGGACTGCTGCTGTATGGCCCGCCCGGCTGCGGCAAAACCCACCTGGCCCGCGCCACGGCCGGCGAGGTGCAGGCCTCGTTTATCCACGTGGGCATCAGCGACATTCTCGATATGTGGATGGGCCAGAGCGAGAAAAAGCTCCACGAACTGTTTGAGCTGGCCCGCATGCAGGCGCCCTGCGTGCTGTTTTTTGATGAGGTAGACGCCCTGGCTGCCAACCGCCACGACCTGCGACAGAGTGCCGGCCGCACCCTAATCAACCAGTTTCTGGAAGAGCTGGACGGAGCCCGCAGCTCCAACGACGGCGTGCTGATTCTGGCCGCCACCAACGCCCCCTGGCACCTCGACCCTGCCTTCCGCCGCCCCGGCCGCTTCGACCGGATTGTGCTGGTGACGCCGCCCGACGAGCCGGCCCGCGTGGCCATTCTGGATGTGCAGCTGCGCGGCAAGCCCGTGGCCGACAATCTGAACCTGGCTTCCGTGGCTAGCCAGACGGCCGGCTTCTCGGGTGCTGACCTGAAAGCCGTAGTGGATACGGCCGTGGAAAGCTGCCTGCGCGAGTCGATGAAGGCAGGCAAGGCACTGCCGGTGCAGCAAAGCAGCCTGACGGCGGCCGCCAAACAGGTGCGGCCCAGCACCAAGGAGTGGTTTGCCACGGCCAAAAACTACGCGCTCTACTCCAACGAAGGCGGCACCTACGACGACATCCTGACCTACCTGGGCATCAAGAAGTAG
- a CDS encoding tetratricopeptide repeat protein has product MNPSQDLSRVQLLLQHKRPQDAEQEARRLLHQDPENGYLQCLLALALMEQARLSEAQAAAQHAIHLAPENSFAFYVLSATLQRQHELPLALEAIEEALALDPNDADYHHVLGLIRFQQGQLHGALRAAEAGLAVDPTHVDCLGLRARCLSRLGRGTEASADLDEALRQSPTDAGTHADLGWVALERGRAKDAARHFQEALRLNPTSDYAREGLVSSLKARFWLYNWFYRFMVWTQTLSPGARQGLFIGMFVLSRFVPVLLPLYLVLVYMSWFAEPLFNSLLRLNRYGRFALSEEDTRYSNQFMGLLLGGLALLATGHFSYLAPLTTAGIVGLGLLFPLVGTQRQWHPKRRQQSKWFGWGLAAVGALAVGTEALGLPGSGPLFLAFLGGTLVYVWVMGLRSS; this is encoded by the coding sequence ATGAACCCCTCCCAAGACCTCAGCCGCGTGCAGCTGCTGCTCCAGCACAAGCGCCCCCAGGATGCCGAGCAGGAAGCACGCCGGTTGCTGCATCAAGACCCCGAAAACGGCTACCTGCAATGCCTGCTGGCCCTGGCTTTGATGGAGCAGGCCCGGCTGTCGGAAGCTCAGGCAGCTGCTCAGCATGCCATTCACCTGGCCCCCGAAAACAGCTTTGCCTTTTACGTACTCAGCGCCACGCTGCAGCGCCAGCACGAGCTGCCGCTGGCCCTGGAGGCTATTGAAGAGGCGCTGGCCCTCGACCCCAACGATGCCGACTATCATCACGTGCTGGGGTTGATCCGGTTTCAGCAGGGCCAACTGCACGGAGCGCTGCGGGCGGCCGAAGCTGGCCTAGCGGTCGACCCCACCCACGTCGACTGCCTGGGGCTGCGGGCGCGGTGCCTTTCCCGCCTAGGCCGGGGAACCGAAGCCTCCGCCGACCTCGACGAAGCCCTGCGCCAAAGCCCTACTGATGCCGGTACTCACGCCGACCTGGGCTGGGTGGCCCTGGAGCGCGGCCGGGCCAAAGACGCCGCCCGCCACTTCCAGGAAGCCCTACGCCTCAACCCCACCTCCGATTACGCCCGCGAAGGGTTGGTATCGTCCCTGAAGGCGCGGTTCTGGCTTTATAACTGGTTTTACCGCTTCATGGTCTGGACGCAGACACTAAGTCCGGGTGCGCGCCAGGGCTTGTTCATCGGCATGTTCGTGTTGTCGCGCTTTGTGCCGGTGCTGCTACCGCTGTACCTGGTGCTGGTGTACATGAGCTGGTTTGCCGAGCCTCTGTTCAACTCCCTGCTGCGCCTGAACCGCTACGGCCGCTTTGCCCTGAGCGAGGAAGACACGCGGTATTCCAACCAGTTTATGGGCCTGCTGCTCGGCGGATTGGCGCTGCTAGCGACCGGCCACTTCAGCTACCTGGCGCCCCTCACTACGGCCGGCATCGTGGGGCTGGGGCTGCTGTTTCCGCTGGTGGGCACCCAGCGCCAGTGGCACCCCAAGCGGCGGCAGCAGTCGAAGTGGTTTGGCTGGGGTCTGGCGGCTGTGGGGGCACTGGCAGTAGGCACTGAAGCCCTGGGGCTGCCGGGTAGCGGCCCGCTGTTCCTGGCCTTCCTGGGTGGCACGCTGGTGTACGTGTGGGTGATGGGTCTGCGCTCCAGTTAA
- a CDS encoding M28 family peptidase — protein MSFFSRCFPWLLLAPLAVLACESGGARQSNPPTNSHLSMQTTAMRADTSRLYSHVEFLTSLQPARNYRNLTSLNQAADYIRAEFEKLGGRVEEQPFKADGRQYRNIILSLGPPDAARIIVGAHYDVCGDTPGADDNASAVAGLLETARLLHQSAGQLRYRVDFVAYANEEPPYFATRHMGSAVHARSLHDAQVKVRAMLCYEMIGYFRDEPNSQQFPNAQLAALYPSTGNFIIVVGRTGQEAFTGQVQKLMQTSAKLDVQRINLPMEMGLAGLSDHRSYWEYGYDALMINDTAFLRNPNYHLASDTIETLDFPRMAEVVNGTCAAIVGL, from the coding sequence ATGTCCTTCTTTTCCCGTTGCTTCCCGTGGTTGCTGCTGGCGCCGCTGGCCGTGCTGGCCTGCGAGTCGGGCGGAGCCCGGCAAAGCAACCCGCCTACCAATTCCCACCTTTCCATGCAAACCACCGCCATGCGCGCCGATACGAGCCGCCTTTACTCGCACGTCGAGTTCCTGACTTCCCTGCAGCCCGCCCGCAACTACCGCAACCTGACCTCGCTCAACCAGGCCGCCGACTATATCCGGGCCGAGTTTGAAAAGCTGGGCGGGCGCGTGGAGGAGCAGCCCTTCAAAGCCGATGGCCGCCAGTACCGCAACATCATCTTGTCCCTGGGCCCGCCCGACGCCGCGCGCATTATCGTGGGGGCGCACTACGACGTGTGCGGCGACACGCCCGGCGCCGACGACAACGCCAGCGCCGTCGCCGGTCTGCTCGAAACCGCCCGCCTGCTGCACCAGTCGGCCGGCCAGCTGCGCTACCGCGTCGACTTTGTGGCGTATGCCAACGAGGAGCCCCCGTATTTTGCCACCCGGCATATGGGCAGCGCTGTGCACGCCAGGTCTTTGCACGATGCGCAGGTGAAAGTGCGGGCCATGCTCTGCTATGAAATGATTGGGTATTTCCGCGACGAGCCCAACTCCCAGCAGTTTCCGAATGCGCAGCTGGCGGCGCTTTACCCCAGCACCGGCAACTTTATCATTGTCGTGGGCCGCACCGGGCAGGAGGCTTTTACCGGGCAAGTGCAAAAGCTAATGCAAACCAGCGCCAAGCTGGACGTGCAGCGCATCAATCTGCCCATGGAAATGGGCCTGGCAGGTCTTTCCGACCACCGCAGCTACTGGGAGTACGGCTACGATGCCCTGATGATAAACGACACCGCCTTCCTGCGCAACCCGAATTACCACTTGGCTTCCGATACCATCGAAACCCTCGACTTTCCCCGCATGGCGGAGGTAGTAAATGGTACCTGCGCCGCTATTGTAGGGCTGTGA